The following are from one region of the Candidatus Binatia bacterium genome:
- a CDS encoding nucleotide sugar dehydrogenase has translation MAFAKDILCIGAGYVGGPTMSVIADKCPQYKVTVADINQARIDAWNSSTLPIYEPGLDAVVKRARGRNLFFSADVDAGIREADIIFVSVNTPTKTFGHGAGYASDLQYLEKTARRILEASDRSKIIVEKSTLPVRTAEAMERILDSKRSGIRFDVLSNPEFLAEGTAIADLENPDRVLIGSRDTAEGKRALEQIVEIYANWVPRERIITTNVWSSELSKLTANAFLAQRISSINTISALCERTGANVDEVAFAIGRDSRIGPKFLKASIGFGGSCFKKDILNLVYLCRHYGLPEVADYWESVVRVNDWQQHRFVGRMLSHMFNTIAGKRVAVFGFAFKANTGDTRETPALTVVRDLLAEQAIPVITDPKALPEARHDLRDVLDRVEFTDDPYAAAAGAHAIAVCTEWQEYTDLDYAHIYKEMQKPAFLFDGRNVLDHQRLFEIGFEVVPIGRADLTRY, from the coding sequence ATGGCTTTCGCGAAGGACATCCTGTGCATCGGAGCCGGGTACGTTGGCGGTCCCACCATGTCGGTGATCGCCGACAAGTGCCCGCAGTACAAAGTGACCGTCGCCGACATCAACCAGGCCCGTATCGACGCCTGGAACTCGTCGACCCTGCCGATTTACGAACCCGGCCTCGACGCCGTGGTGAAGCGGGCCCGCGGGCGCAACCTGTTCTTCAGCGCCGACGTCGATGCCGGCATCCGCGAGGCGGACATCATCTTCGTCAGCGTCAACACTCCCACCAAGACGTTCGGCCATGGCGCCGGGTATGCGTCGGACTTGCAGTACCTCGAAAAGACCGCGCGCCGCATCCTCGAAGCGAGCGACCGCTCGAAAATTATCGTCGAGAAGAGCACGCTTCCCGTCCGTACCGCCGAGGCGATGGAGCGTATACTCGACTCGAAGCGCAGCGGCATTCGATTCGATGTCCTGTCGAACCCGGAGTTCCTCGCCGAGGGAACGGCGATAGCGGATCTGGAAAATCCCGACCGCGTGCTCATCGGCAGCCGCGACACGGCGGAGGGTAAACGGGCACTGGAGCAGATCGTCGAGATCTACGCCAACTGGGTGCCGCGCGAGCGCATCATCACGACCAACGTGTGGTCGTCCGAGCTGTCCAAGCTCACTGCCAACGCATTTTTGGCGCAGCGTATCAGTTCCATCAACACGATTTCGGCGTTATGCGAACGCACCGGCGCGAACGTCGACGAGGTCGCGTTCGCCATTGGCCGGGACAGCCGCATCGGTCCAAAGTTCTTGAAGGCATCGATCGGCTTCGGCGGCTCGTGCTTCAAGAAGGACATCCTCAACCTGGTCTACCTCTGCCGCCACTACGGCCTGCCGGAGGTCGCCGACTACTGGGAGTCGGTGGTGCGGGTGAACGACTGGCAGCAGCACCGCTTCGTGGGCCGCATGTTGAGTCACATGTTCAACACGATCGCCGGCAAGCGGGTGGCGGTGTTCGGTTTTGCGTTCAAGGCCAACACCGGCGACACGCGCGAGACACCGGCCCTCACCGTGGTCCGCGATCTGCTCGCCGAGCAGGCGATTCCGGTGATTACCGATCCGAAGGCGCTCCCGGAAGCACGGCACGACCTGCGCGACGTCCTCGACCGGGTGGAGTTCACCGACGATCCGTACGCGGCGGCGGCCGGCGCCCATGCGATCGCCGTGTGCACCGAGTGGCAGGAGTACACCGACCTCGACTACGCGCACATCTACAAGGAGATGCAGAAGCCGGCCTTCTTGTTCGACGGCCGCAACGTCCTCGATCACCAGCGCCTGTTCGAAATCGGCTTCGAGGTGGTGCCCATCGGCCGCGCGGACCTGACCCGGTATTAA
- a CDS encoding RNA-binding protein yields MGNLNFATTESALHALFAEVGEVAEVFLPADRETGRPRGFAFVEFADSASAARAVERFSGYELDGRTLRVTEAEERRPRLGGGGGGGGGGWAPGPDPGPPMGFGGRDRPKPKGSRRGLRARKRSL; encoded by the coding sequence GTGGGGAACCTGAACTTCGCGACCACCGAGAGCGCACTGCACGCTCTGTTCGCAGAAGTCGGGGAAGTGGCAGAGGTCTTTCTTCCGGCCGACCGGGAGACCGGCCGGCCGCGGGGCTTCGCCTTCGTAGAGTTCGCCGATTCGGCTTCGGCGGCACGAGCTGTGGAACGGTTCAGCGGCTACGAACTGGACGGGCGCACGCTGCGGGTAACGGAGGCGGAAGAGCGGCGACCGCGGCTGGGTGGGGGCGGCGGCGGCGGGGGCGGGGGCTGGGCTCCGGGCCCGGACCCGGGGCCACCGATGGGATTCGGCGGCCGCGACCGACCGAAACCCAAGGGTAGCCGGCGCGGTTTGCGGGCGCGCAAGCGCAGTCTCTGA
- a CDS encoding nitronate monooxygenase family protein, whose translation MQTNVTRMLGIDFPILAFTHCRDVVAAVTNAGGMGVLGAVAHSPEQLDVDLTWIREQTRGRPFGVDLLIPSKFVGAETGGIEPGGLKQMLPAEHREWIEELLRRYDVPSLPPPGPDSQRGRRDMVGLRVDPKSMAPLIEVAFRHQVSLIASALGTPPEWLIERAHAAGIPVAALAGRIDHAVHHKQAGVDLIIAQGTEGGGHTGQIATMVLVPQVVDAVAPTPVLAAGGIASGRQMAAALALGAEGVWCGSVWLTTVEAETTPVIKEKFLAATSADTLRSRSLTGKPARMLRTAWTDAWEAPGAPDALPMPLQSILVLDAQRRIHRVAHKSDSGARQLATYFVGQVVGQMNTIKSSRDVVREMIEELVDAMERINGLVAGGE comes from the coding sequence ATGCAAACCAACGTCACCCGGATGCTCGGAATCGACTTTCCAATCCTCGCCTTCACGCACTGCCGGGACGTGGTGGCGGCGGTCACCAATGCCGGCGGCATGGGCGTGCTCGGGGCAGTGGCGCACTCGCCGGAACAGCTCGACGTCGACCTGACGTGGATCCGCGAACAAACCAGGGGCCGACCGTTTGGCGTCGACCTGCTCATCCCCAGCAAGTTCGTCGGTGCGGAGACTGGCGGCATCGAACCCGGTGGCCTCAAGCAGATGCTTCCTGCGGAGCACCGCGAGTGGATCGAGGAGCTGCTGCGGCGTTACGACGTGCCGTCGCTGCCTCCGCCCGGTCCGGACAGTCAACGCGGCCGGCGCGACATGGTGGGCCTGCGCGTCGACCCGAAGAGCATGGCGCCGCTCATCGAAGTTGCCTTCCGGCACCAGGTCTCGCTGATCGCCTCGGCCCTCGGCACCCCGCCGGAGTGGCTGATCGAACGCGCCCACGCCGCGGGGATACCGGTGGCGGCGCTCGCCGGCCGGATCGACCACGCCGTTCATCACAAGCAAGCGGGTGTGGACCTGATCATCGCTCAGGGCACCGAGGGCGGTGGGCACACCGGTCAAATCGCCACCATGGTGCTGGTGCCGCAGGTCGTCGACGCCGTCGCGCCGACGCCGGTGCTCGCGGCCGGCGGCATTGCCTCGGGCAGGCAGATGGCGGCCGCGCTCGCCCTTGGCGCCGAGGGCGTGTGGTGCGGCTCGGTGTGGTTGACCACGGTCGAGGCGGAAACCACGCCGGTCATCAAGGAGAAGTTCCTCGCCGCCACTTCGGCCGACACGCTGCGCTCGCGGTCGCTCACCGGCAAGCCGGCGCGCATGCTGCGCACGGCGTGGACCGACGCATGGGAGGCCCCCGGCGCACCCGACGCCTTGCCGATGCCGTTGCAGAGCATTCTGGTGCTCGACGCCCAGCGCCGCATCCATCGCGTTGCCCACAAGTCCGACTCCGGCGCCCGCCAGCTCGCGACCTACTTCGTTGGTCAGGTCGTGGGGCAGATGAACACGATCAAGTCCTCCCGGGATGTCGTCCGTGAAATGATCGAGGAACTCGTGGATGCCATGGAGCGGATAAACGGCCTGGTGGCAGGCGGCGAGTGA
- a CDS encoding fumarate hydratase — MDEFSFEEMFPHGEDATAYRRLDGDFVSTDAFRGERLLIVDPAGLTRLAAEAVRDVSHLFRPGHLAQLRAILDDPEASDNDRFVAHSMLRNANIAAGMVLPSCQDTGTAIVIGKKGQRVWTGGNDEAVLARGVYDTYTGTNLRYSQLAPLSMYDEVNTGTNLPAQIELYAVAGEEYRFLFVTKGGGSANKTFLFQETRALLDRASLLAFLEQKIRHIGTAACPPYHLAIVVGGTSAELTLKTVKLASCRELDDLPVRGNRRGHAIRDRELEGEVLALTQRTGIGAQFGGKYFCHDVRVIRLPRHGASCPVGVGVSCSADRQARAKITADGVFLERLETDPARYLPDVDERKLGGAVEHIDLRRPMDEIRATLSRYPIETRLALTGPMIVARDIAHARLKERIDRGEGLPGYVRDHPIYYAGPAKTPPGYASGSFGPTTAGRMDSYVDLFMRHGGSYVTLAKGNRSPAVTAACKKHGGFYLGSIGGPAAVLAQDHIKSVEMVEYPELGMEAIWKIEVEDFPAFIVVDDKGNDFFGRL; from the coding sequence ATGGACGAGTTCAGTTTCGAAGAGATGTTTCCCCACGGGGAGGACGCGACCGCGTACCGTCGTCTCGACGGGGATTTCGTATCGACGGACGCCTTTCGCGGCGAACGGCTGCTGATCGTCGATCCGGCGGGCCTTACCCGCCTGGCTGCCGAGGCGGTGCGCGATGTCTCGCACCTCTTCCGCCCCGGTCACCTGGCGCAACTGCGTGCCATTCTCGACGATCCCGAGGCCTCCGATAACGACCGCTTCGTTGCCCACAGCATGCTGCGGAATGCAAACATCGCCGCCGGCATGGTCCTGCCGTCGTGTCAGGACACGGGTACGGCGATCGTGATCGGCAAGAAGGGCCAGCGCGTGTGGACCGGAGGCAACGACGAAGCGGTGCTGGCGCGCGGCGTATACGATACCTACACGGGCACCAACCTGCGCTACTCGCAGCTCGCGCCACTGTCGATGTACGACGAAGTCAACACGGGCACCAATCTGCCGGCACAGATCGAGTTGTATGCCGTGGCGGGGGAGGAGTACCGATTCCTGTTCGTTACCAAAGGTGGGGGCTCGGCGAACAAGACTTTCCTCTTTCAGGAAACCAGGGCGCTGCTCGATCGCGCATCGCTTCTCGCCTTTCTGGAGCAGAAAATCCGCCACATCGGCACTGCCGCCTGCCCGCCGTATCATTTGGCGATCGTCGTGGGCGGTACGTCCGCGGAGCTGACCCTGAAGACGGTCAAGCTCGCCAGTTGCCGCGAGCTGGACGATCTGCCGGTGCGGGGCAACCGGCGCGGGCACGCGATTCGCGATCGCGAGCTCGAGGGCGAAGTGCTGGCCCTGACGCAGCGCACGGGCATTGGCGCTCAGTTCGGCGGCAAGTATTTCTGCCACGACGTGCGCGTTATCCGCCTGCCGCGTCACGGGGCCAGTTGTCCCGTGGGTGTCGGCGTGTCGTGCTCGGCCGACCGCCAGGCCAGGGCGAAGATTACCGCCGACGGGGTGTTTCTCGAGCGGCTCGAAACCGACCCGGCACGCTACCTGCCCGACGTCGACGAACGGAAGCTCGGCGGCGCGGTGGAGCATATCGACCTGCGCCGGCCGATGGACGAGATTCGTGCAACGCTGTCGCGTTACCCGATCGAGACGCGCCTTGCGCTCACCGGGCCGATGATCGTCGCGCGCGACATTGCGCACGCCAGACTGAAGGAGCGCATCGACCGCGGCGAGGGCTTGCCCGGTTACGTCAGGGATCATCCGATCTATTATGCCGGTCCGGCCAAGACACCGCCGGGTTACGCCTCCGGTTCCTTCGGGCCGACGACCGCCGGGCGCATGGATTCCTACGTCGACCTGTTCATGCGGCACGGCGGCAGCTACGTCACCCTGGCCAAGGGCAACCGCTCCCCGGCGGTGACCGCGGCGTGCAAGAAGCACGGCGGCTTCTATCTCGGGTCGATCGGCGGGCCGGCGGCGGTGCTGGCGCAGGACCACATCAAGAGCGTCGAGATGGTCGAATATCCGGAGCTGGGCATGGAGGCGATCTGGAAGATCGAAGTCGAGGACTTTCCGGCCTTCATCGTCGTCGACGACAAGGGCAACGACTTCTTCGGACGACTGTAG
- a CDS encoding glycoside hydrolase family 57, with protein sequence MKVFAHALVLNLHQPPFNLEHLLNTNEWEAKEILWALDRIPRSLWGYEDRGRVHLAISGTLLETLTDPAFQSRVYGTVDCGSLLWHLQNRRIIDILGGAYYHPVLPLIPPADRPEHLARWRGIARHLFWREDFHGFWPPEMGFCMEIIPLLKRFGYTYVLVDSEHIDPVTPMRWDEIRYRPHVARYGGEEIVVVVRDRELSDAQESGMDFGWFLHEVWERTKHCDFVPLVTTCTDGDNGGWFRNTNPRGNFWGVFYRELLERMDRDSPIRPVFIHDYLRDHGPTGEVRVRTGAWNTGWHHGGDFRQWTGSPAQRNALQRVADLSAAIHAARRRIAGEFGHDPGLAHAVEDALWHLLRAETSCNFFWGEAWVERCDDDLEAAAASLAQATRPVGERR encoded by the coding sequence GTGAAAGTGTTCGCCCACGCCCTCGTGCTGAACCTCCACCAGCCTCCGTTCAACCTCGAGCATCTGCTCAACACCAACGAGTGGGAGGCCAAGGAGATCCTGTGGGCGCTCGACCGCATACCCCGCTCACTCTGGGGCTACGAAGACCGCGGCCGCGTCCACCTGGCGATCTCCGGCACTCTGCTCGAAACCCTCACCGACCCGGCCTTCCAATCCCGCGTCTACGGAACCGTCGACTGCGGCAGCTTACTCTGGCACCTCCAGAACCGGCGCATCATCGACATCCTCGGCGGCGCGTACTACCACCCGGTCCTGCCGCTCATTCCACCCGCGGACCGACCCGAACACCTTGCCCGCTGGCGCGGCATCGCCCGCCACCTGTTCTGGCGCGAGGACTTCCACGGCTTCTGGCCGCCGGAGATGGGCTTCTGCATGGAGATCATCCCGCTGCTCAAGCGCTTCGGGTACACTTACGTTCTGGTCGACAGCGAGCACATCGACCCGGTAACCCCGATGCGCTGGGACGAGATCCGTTACCGGCCGCACGTGGCGCGTTACGGTGGCGAGGAGATCGTCGTCGTCGTCCGCGACCGTGAGCTCTCCGACGCGCAGGAGTCCGGTATGGATTTCGGCTGGTTTCTGCACGAGGTATGGGAGCGCACGAAACACTGCGACTTCGTGCCCCTGGTCACCACCTGCACCGACGGCGACAACGGCGGCTGGTTCCGCAACACCAACCCCAGGGGGAACTTCTGGGGCGTCTTCTACCGCGAGTTGCTCGAGCGCATGGACCGCGACAGCCCGATCCGCCCGGTATTCATCCACGACTATCTCCGCGACCACGGCCCTACGGGAGAGGTTCGCGTTCGCACCGGTGCCTGGAACACCGGCTGGCACCACGGAGGGGACTTCCGCCAATGGACCGGCTCCCCGGCTCAACGCAACGCATTGCAGCGGGTCGCCGACCTGAGCGCGGCCATCCATGCGGCCCGCCGCCGCATCGCCGGCGAATTCGGGCACGATCCCGGTCTGGCTCACGCGGTCGAGGACGCCCTGTGGCATCTGCTCCGAGCGGAGACCAGTTGCAACTTCTTCTGGGGCGAGGCATGGGTGGAGCGCTGCGATGATGACCTCGAGGCGGCGGCAGCCAGCCTGGCGCAGGCCACCCGGCCTGTCGGGGAACGGCGATGA
- a CDS encoding ecdysteroid 22-kinase family protein: MPSIPTPETIDAAWLTERLREAGHAGAAVRQFTATPIGTGQMAKSVRFELSLNGAAATVPRSLVGKFPSDDPMSRQTAVQLRNYIKEVSFYRELRPRLTISVPRCYFAAIEGDGPEFALLLEDLAPRQQGNQLAGCSEAVASAAVLELVGLHAPTWCDRSLLGIGWLGEATAETAEMVRGLYRATLPGFLDRFAGQLSSDEAAIISRVGEGTGAPFLPLRDPFSLIHVDYRLDNLLIDEVSNPPRVAAVDWQTITMGSPLSDVAYFLGAGMQPEARRRAEGDIVREYYEALCRAGVSGYPFERCWEDYRRGTFAGFVVTVIATVMVQQTARGDEMFLAMARRHSRHALDLGAEEFLG; the protein is encoded by the coding sequence ATGCCCAGTATTCCGACACCGGAGACGATCGACGCCGCCTGGTTGACCGAGCGGTTGCGCGAGGCGGGCCACGCGGGGGCCGCGGTACGCCAGTTCACGGCAACCCCCATCGGTACCGGCCAGATGGCGAAGAGCGTGCGGTTCGAGTTGTCGCTGAACGGTGCCGCGGCGACGGTGCCGCGCAGCCTGGTTGGGAAGTTCCCGTCCGACGATCCGATGAGCCGCCAGACCGCGGTGCAGCTACGCAATTACATCAAAGAGGTGTCCTTCTATCGCGAGCTGCGCCCGCGGCTGACGATCTCGGTGCCGCGCTGCTACTTCGCGGCGATCGAGGGCGACGGTCCGGAGTTCGCCCTGCTGCTCGAGGATCTGGCGCCCCGGCAACAGGGTAATCAATTAGCGGGTTGCTCCGAGGCGGTGGCCAGTGCGGCAGTGCTCGAGTTGGTGGGCCTGCACGCGCCGACGTGGTGCGACCGTTCATTGCTCGGCATCGGGTGGCTGGGAGAGGCGACGGCGGAAACCGCCGAGATGGTCCGCGGCCTCTACCGTGCCACGCTGCCCGGTTTTCTCGATCGATTCGCGGGGCAACTGTCGTCGGACGAGGCGGCGATCATCTCCCGGGTCGGCGAGGGAACGGGGGCCCCGTTCCTGCCGCTGCGCGATCCTTTTTCGCTCATCCACGTCGACTACCGGCTCGACAACCTCCTGATCGACGAGGTCTCGAACCCGCCGCGAGTTGCGGCCGTGGATTGGCAGACCATCACCATGGGCAGCCCGCTGTCGGATGTGGCGTACTTTCTCGGCGCGGGTATGCAGCCCGAAGCGCGACGCCGGGCGGAAGGCGATATCGTGCGCGAGTATTACGAGGCTCTATGCCGCGCCGGGGTTTCCGGTTACCCGTTCGAGCGTTGCTGGGAGGATTACCGGCGCGGCACGTTTGCGGGGTTTGTCGTTACGGTGATCGCGACGGTGATGGTGCAGCAGACCGCGCGCGGGGACGAGATGTTCCTCGCCATGGCAAGACGTCACAGCCGCCACGCACTGGACCTCGGCGCGGAGGAGTTCCTCGGCTGA
- a CDS encoding glycosyl hydrolase family 57, producing the protein MPELPEYIDDVPNICGAEAVIEGVIRSRPATAFSPSSIDFPNIRSACAIALHMHQPLIPAGGDDLRTAAIVSNLQYMMEHQGIGDNHNAPVFAWCYKRIGEFIPQLAGEGKQPRVMLEYSGTLLHGLRKMGSDDVIEALQAITVHPEYGRCVEWLGAPWGHAVAPSTPVQDFRLHVRAFQQHFAAIFGTDALTRLRGFSPSEMALPNHPDVAYEFVKTLKDCGYDWVLVQEHTIEQPETGRGPEKKHLPHRLVCRNSAGHEVSIVAIIKTQGSDTKLVAQMQPYYEAKGLDRWELAGHRVPPLVSQIADGENGGVMMNEFPAKFFEVVREASGSATPLVNVTEYLEHLAGLGIRAADLPPVQPLFQQRIWERFKPGDGPEKLAKAIESLKREDSRFSVEGGSWTNNLSWVRGYENVLGPMDEASALFFEKALKPGVATSEPRFRNALFHLLTSQTSCYRYWGQGLWTDYGRELCRRTMEILHHEF; encoded by the coding sequence ATGCCAGAATTGCCCGAGTACATCGACGACGTCCCTAATATCTGCGGCGCAGAAGCCGTAATCGAGGGCGTGATCCGCTCCCGGCCGGCCACGGCGTTCAGCCCGAGCTCGATCGACTTCCCGAATATACGCAGCGCCTGCGCCATCGCGCTGCACATGCATCAGCCCCTCATACCCGCCGGTGGCGACGACCTGCGCACGGCGGCGATCGTCAGCAACCTCCAATACATGATGGAGCATCAGGGCATCGGCGATAATCACAACGCCCCGGTGTTCGCGTGGTGCTACAAGCGCATCGGCGAGTTCATCCCGCAACTCGCCGGCGAGGGCAAGCAACCCCGGGTGATGCTCGAATACTCGGGCACGCTGCTGCACGGGTTGCGCAAGATGGGCAGTGACGACGTCATCGAGGCGCTGCAGGCCATCACGGTACACCCGGAATACGGCCGCTGCGTCGAATGGTTGGGCGCGCCGTGGGGCCACGCCGTCGCGCCGTCGACCCCCGTCCAGGACTTCCGCCTCCACGTGCGCGCCTTTCAACAGCACTTCGCCGCCATCTTCGGTACCGACGCTCTGACTCGGCTGCGCGGCTTTTCGCCGTCCGAGATGGCACTCCCCAACCATCCGGACGTCGCTTACGAGTTCGTCAAGACGCTGAAAGACTGCGGCTACGACTGGGTGCTCGTTCAGGAGCACACGATCGAGCAGCCGGAAACCGGACGCGGGCCGGAAAAGAAGCACCTGCCGCACCGACTGGTCTGCCGCAACTCGGCGGGCCACGAGGTCAGTATCGTTGCCATCATCAAGACCCAGGGCAGCGACACGAAACTGGTGGCACAGATGCAACCCTACTACGAAGCCAAAGGGCTCGATCGTTGGGAACTCGCCGGCCACCGCGTCCCGCCACTGGTCAGCCAGATCGCCGACGGCGAGAACGGCGGCGTCATGATGAACGAATTCCCCGCCAAGTTCTTCGAGGTGGTCCGCGAGGCCAGCGGCTCCGCGACGCCGCTCGTCAACGTCACCGAGTACCTCGAACACCTCGCCGGCCTCGGCATCCGGGCTGCGGATCTGCCGCCCGTGCAACCGCTCTTCCAGCAACGGATCTGGGAGCGCTTCAAGCCCGGCGACGGCCCCGAGAAGCTGGCCAAAGCGATCGAAAGTCTAAAGCGGGAAGACAGCCGCTTCAGCGTCGAAGGCGGGAGCTGGACCAACAACCTCTCGTGGGTACGCGGCTACGAGAACGTTCTCGGTCCCATGGATGAGGCCAGTGCTCTCTTCTTCGAAAAGGCACTCAAACCCGGCGTCGCGACCAGCGAGCCGCGCTTCCGCAACGCCTTGTTCCACCTCCTGACCTCACAGACGAGCTGCTACCGCTACTGGGGACAGGGATTGTGGACCGACTACGGGCGCGAGTTGTGCCGGCGCACGATGGAGATTCTGCACCACGAGTTCTGA
- a CDS encoding aspartate aminotransferase family protein codes for MEAERAQLYPFVSGPGSVPVVIDRTEGVYLVTAGGQRVIDAAGGAVVVNIGHGRREVGEAYARASAETTFVVPPFATESRVRLVERLRRSWLPPELTRVVFTSGGSESMDSAIRLARQHHVSAGRSGRWKVIGRHLSYHGTTLATLAVGGHLKRRAGFEPLLVPMPKAPACYCLRCPLGLRYPLCAVACATDLERLIAEEGADTIAAFVAEPIVGSTGGGIAPVDEYWPTVAEICRRHGILLIADEVMTGFGRTGRRFAVEHWNVTPDILVGGKGLTGGYAPMGGLFVRDEVVAPLAAHGDELMFYTYSAHPGCCAAADTVLAIMEREHLVERAAEMGARLRTRLAVLEGHPHVAEVRGRGLLLGVELVRDKRTLEPFPASAGLTMKVVMAGVANGVFFYPGGTDPARDVITIGPPFIIEDEHVEQIARALEAAIDTAVSWVGA; via the coding sequence ATGGAAGCCGAGCGTGCGCAACTATACCCGTTTGTCAGCGGGCCGGGCAGTGTCCCGGTCGTGATCGACCGCACCGAGGGGGTCTACCTCGTTACCGCCGGCGGTCAGCGTGTCATCGACGCGGCCGGGGGGGCCGTCGTCGTCAACATCGGTCACGGGCGGCGCGAGGTGGGCGAAGCCTATGCCCGGGCGTCGGCGGAAACCACCTTCGTCGTACCGCCGTTCGCCACCGAGAGTCGGGTCCGCCTGGTCGAACGGCTGCGCAGGAGCTGGCTGCCACCCGAGTTGACGCGGGTTGTCTTTACCTCCGGCGGGTCGGAATCGATGGACTCGGCCATCCGGCTTGCCCGCCAGCACCATGTTTCCGCCGGGCGTTCTGGGCGCTGGAAGGTCATCGGCCGCCACCTTTCTTATCACGGCACGACGTTGGCAACGCTGGCGGTCGGCGGACATCTCAAGCGCCGCGCCGGCTTCGAACCGCTGCTCGTCCCGATGCCCAAGGCGCCGGCGTGTTACTGCCTGCGCTGCCCGTTGGGGCTACGTTACCCGCTGTGCGCGGTTGCCTGCGCGACCGACCTGGAAAGGCTGATTGCGGAAGAGGGCGCCGATACCATCGCCGCGTTCGTGGCCGAACCGATCGTTGGCTCGACCGGCGGCGGCATCGCCCCGGTCGACGAGTACTGGCCAACGGTCGCCGAGATCTGTCGCCGGCACGGCATCCTCCTGATCGCGGACGAGGTGATGACCGGCTTCGGTCGCACGGGCCGGCGCTTCGCGGTCGAGCACTGGAACGTGACGCCCGACATCCTGGTCGGCGGCAAGGGCCTCACGGGAGGCTACGCTCCGATGGGCGGGCTGTTCGTGCGCGACGAGGTCGTTGCGCCGCTGGCGGCCCACGGTGACGAGCTGATGTTTTACACTTACTCCGCCCACCCCGGCTGCTGCGCCGCGGCCGACACGGTGCTGGCCATCATGGAGCGCGAGCATCTCGTGGAGCGTGCCGCCGAAATGGGCGCACGCCTGCGGACACGGCTGGCCGTGCTGGAGGGGCACCCGCACGTTGCCGAGGTGCGCGGCCGTGGCTTGCTCCTCGGTGTCGAGCTGGTACGCGACAAACGGACGCTCGAACCGTTCCCGGCGTCCGCGGGCCTGACGATGAAAGTGGTCATGGCCGGAGTGGCGAACGGGGTCTTCTTCTATCCCGGCGGCACCGATCCAGCACGCGACGTGATCACCATCGGCCCACCGTTTATCATCGAAGACGAGCACGTCGAACAGATCGCGCGGGCGCTGGAAGCAGCCATCGACACGGCGGTGAGTTGGGTCGGCGCCTAG
- a CDS encoding Uma2 family endonuclease translates to MVAEILDGELYATPRPSSPHALASSAIGIDLGGPFHRNADGPGHPGGWWILDEPELHLGPDVVVPDLSGWRRERMPVLPNVAAFTQAPDWVCEVVSPATAAMDRVRKTRIYARESVGHLWLVDPLAKTLEVYRLDGRQWIVAGTHAGSDVVRAEPFDAIELALARWWLVG, encoded by the coding sequence ATGGTGGCGGAGATCCTCGACGGCGAGCTTTACGCCACGCCACGGCCGTCGTCGCCGCATGCGCTGGCCAGCTCGGCGATCGGCATTGACCTGGGTGGCCCGTTTCACCGCAACGCCGACGGACCGGGGCACCCCGGCGGGTGGTGGATCCTCGACGAGCCGGAACTCCACCTCGGGCCGGATGTGGTCGTCCCGGACCTGTCCGGCTGGCGGCGAGAGCGGATGCCCGTCCTGCCGAACGTCGCCGCTTTCACGCAGGCGCCCGACTGGGTGTGCGAGGTCGTCTCGCCGGCAACGGCGGCCATGGACCGCGTTCGCAAGACGCGCATCTATGCGCGCGAGTCGGTGGGGCACCTGTGGCTGGTGGACCCGCTGGCGAAGACGCTTGAAGTGTACCGACTCGACGGCCGGCAATGGATCGTTGCCGGCACGCACGCGGGTAGCGATGTCGTCCGCGCCGAGCCGTTCGATGCCATCGAGCTGGCACTCGCGCGCTGGTGGCTGGTGGGCTGA